In Canis aureus isolate CA01 chromosome 6, VMU_Caureus_v.1.0, whole genome shotgun sequence, one genomic interval encodes:
- the GLUL gene encoding glutamine synthetase isoform X1 — MDQREPESLERRERDSKRRRAREGNPNDPIDLLWLGTTSTMATSASSHLNKGIKQVYMSLPQGEKVQAMYIWIDGTGEGLRCKTRTLDSEPKGVEELPEWNFDGSSTFQSEGSNSDMYLVPAAMFRDPFRKDPNKLVFCEVFKYNRKPAGVYRIETNLRHTCKRIMDMVSNQHPWFGMEQEYTLVGTDGHPFGWPSNGFPGPQGPYYCGVGADKAYGRDIVEAHYRACLYAGIKIAGTNAEVMPAQWEFQIGPCEGIDMGDHLWVARFILHRVCEDFGVIATFDPKPIPGNWNGAGCHTNFSTKAMREENGLKYIEESIEKLSKRHQYHIRAYDPKGGLDNARRLTGFHETSNINDFSAGVANRGASIRIPRTVGQEKKGYFEDRRPSANCDPFSVTEALIRTCLLNETGDEPFQYKN, encoded by the exons ATGGACCAGCGGGAGCCCGAGAGCCTGGAGAGGCGCGAACGCGACTCCAAACGGAGAAGGGCCAGGGAAGGCAATCCCAACGACCCGATTGACCTTCTGTGGCTGGG AACAACTTCCACCATGGCCACCTCTGCGAGTTCCCACTTGAACAAAGGCATCAAGCAGGTGTACATGTCCCTGCCTCAGGGCGAGAAAGTGCAAGCTATGTATATTTGGATTGACGGGACTGGAGAAGGATTACGTTGCAAGACCCGGACCTTGGACAGTGAGCCCAAGGGTGTTGAAG AGTTGCCTGAATGGAATTTTGATGGCTCTAGCACCTTTCAGTCTGAAGGCTCCAACAGTGACATGTATCTTGTCCCTGCTGCCATGTTTCGCGACCCTTTCCGCAAGGACCCCAACAAGCTGGTATTCTGTGAAGTCTTCAAATACAACAGAAAGCCTGCAGGTGTGTACAGGATAG aaacCAATTTAAGGCATACCTGTAAACGGATAATGGACATGGTGAGCAACCAACACCCCTGGTTTGGAATGGAGCAGGAATATACTCTCGTGGGCACAGATGGTCACCCTTTTGGTTGGCCTTCCAATGGCTTCCCTGGGCCCCAAG GTCCGTACTACTGTGGTGTAGGAGCAGACAAAGCCTATGGCAGGGATATCGTGGAGGCTCACTACCGGGCCTGCTTGTATGCTGGCATCAAGATTGCTGGGACAAACGCTGAGGTCATGCCTGCCCAG TGGGAATTCCAGATAGGACCCTGTGAAGGAATCGACATGGGAGATCATCTCTGGGTGGCCCGTTTCATCTTGCATCGTGTATGTGAAGACTTCGGAGTGATAGCAACCTTTGATCCTAAGCCCATTCCCGGAAACTGGAATGGTGCAGGCTGCCACACCAACTTCAGCACCAAGGCCATGCGAGAGGAGAATGGTCTAAA GTACATTGAGGAGTCCATTGAAAAACTGAGCAAGCGGCACCAGTACCACATCCGAGCCTACGATCCCAAGGGAGGCCTGGATAATGCCCGGCGCCTAACTGGATTCCATGAGACATCCAACATCAACGACTTTTCTGCCGGCGTGGCCAACCGTGGTGCTAGCATCCGCATTCCCCGGACTGTCGGCCAGGAGAAGAAGGGTTACTTTGAAGACCGTCGCCCCTCTGCCAACTGCGACCCCTTTTCGGTGACAGAAGCCCTCATCCGCACATGTCTTCTCAACGAAACTGGCGATGAACCCTTCCAGTACAAAAACTAA
- the GLUL gene encoding glutamine synthetase isoform X3 — MATSASSHLNKGIKQVYMSLPQGEKVQAMYIWIDGTGEGLRCKTRTLDSEPKGVEELPEWNFDGSSTFQSEGSNSDMYLVPAAMFRDPFRKDPNKLVFCEVFKYNRKPAGVYRIETNLRHTCKRIMDMVSNQHPWFGMEQEYTLVGTDGHPFGWPSNGFPGPQGPYYCGVGADKAYGRDIVEAHYRACLYAGIKIAGTNAEVMPAQWEFQIGPCEGIDMGDHLWVARFILHRVCEDFGVIATFDPKPIPGNWNGAGCHTNFSTKAMREENGLKYIEESIEKLSKRHQYHIRAYDPKGGLDNARRLTGFHETSNINDFSAGVANRGASIRIPRTVGQEKKGYFEDRRPSANCDPFSVTEALIRTCLLNETGDEPFQYKN; from the exons ATGGCCACCTCTGCGAGTTCCCACTTGAACAAAGGCATCAAGCAGGTGTACATGTCCCTGCCTCAGGGCGAGAAAGTGCAAGCTATGTATATTTGGATTGACGGGACTGGAGAAGGATTACGTTGCAAGACCCGGACCTTGGACAGTGAGCCCAAGGGTGTTGAAG AGTTGCCTGAATGGAATTTTGATGGCTCTAGCACCTTTCAGTCTGAAGGCTCCAACAGTGACATGTATCTTGTCCCTGCTGCCATGTTTCGCGACCCTTTCCGCAAGGACCCCAACAAGCTGGTATTCTGTGAAGTCTTCAAATACAACAGAAAGCCTGCAGGTGTGTACAGGATAG aaacCAATTTAAGGCATACCTGTAAACGGATAATGGACATGGTGAGCAACCAACACCCCTGGTTTGGAATGGAGCAGGAATATACTCTCGTGGGCACAGATGGTCACCCTTTTGGTTGGCCTTCCAATGGCTTCCCTGGGCCCCAAG GTCCGTACTACTGTGGTGTAGGAGCAGACAAAGCCTATGGCAGGGATATCGTGGAGGCTCACTACCGGGCCTGCTTGTATGCTGGCATCAAGATTGCTGGGACAAACGCTGAGGTCATGCCTGCCCAG TGGGAATTCCAGATAGGACCCTGTGAAGGAATCGACATGGGAGATCATCTCTGGGTGGCCCGTTTCATCTTGCATCGTGTATGTGAAGACTTCGGAGTGATAGCAACCTTTGATCCTAAGCCCATTCCCGGAAACTGGAATGGTGCAGGCTGCCACACCAACTTCAGCACCAAGGCCATGCGAGAGGAGAATGGTCTAAA GTACATTGAGGAGTCCATTGAAAAACTGAGCAAGCGGCACCAGTACCACATCCGAGCCTACGATCCCAAGGGAGGCCTGGATAATGCCCGGCGCCTAACTGGATTCCATGAGACATCCAACATCAACGACTTTTCTGCCGGCGTGGCCAACCGTGGTGCTAGCATCCGCATTCCCCGGACTGTCGGCCAGGAGAAGAAGGGTTACTTTGAAGACCGTCGCCCCTCTGCCAACTGCGACCCCTTTTCGGTGACAGAAGCCCTCATCCGCACATGTCTTCTCAACGAAACTGGCGATGAACCCTTCCAGTACAAAAACTAA
- the LOC144316281 gene encoding transmembrane epididymal protein 1A-like: MGTFIGHVYPGLFLILYGLYQAIVVSKAVIFKDSLLDPSCHPRNKGRWARLWKISYRGLLKMVTGSILIAYEISCIKGGLVLMNRQLPPRFLYPKEWQHLTMFILLTLNGCVDVMSRNLLPQRCVLLEKGSLVLTFYVLLLLLVSHVQDTTGIELQIHYLLILVVFLLMLVLTIELWTPDTFQLLLIEAFLFLMMGSWLMQAGFILYRPVTGYPWQDDDISDIMFVTTFFCWHVMINALCLLGIYGLSALWHRCHCPSLKLMGSKEAPYHKGTVGPLYKLLQEVEQSEKDEQALLLSKSSS; the protein is encoded by the coding sequence ATGGGAACATTCATTGGTCATGTGTACCCAGGACTGTTTCTAATCTTATATGGACTGTATCAGGCAATAGTAGTCTCCAAAGCTGTGATATTCAAAGACTCTCTCCTGGATCCTTCATGCCATCCTAGGAATAAGGGAAGATGGGCCAGGCTGTGGAAAATATCCTACAGAGGTTTGCTGAAGATGGTGACTGGCTCCATCTTAATAGCTTATGAGATCAGTTGCATTAAAGGAGGGTTGGTATTGATGAACAGACAATTGCCACCAAGATTTCTGTACCCCAAAGAGTGGCAGCATCTCACCATGTTCATCCTCCTCACCCTCAATGGCTGTGTAGATGTCATGAGCAGGAATTTGCTGCCTCAGAGGTGTGTGCTTCTAGAAAAAGGTTCCCTGGTCCTGACCTTCTACGTGCTCCTGCTCTTGTTGGTATCACATGTTCAGGACACAACAGGGATAGAGCTTCAGATTCATTATCTGCTCATCTTGGTGGTGTTCCTATTGATGCTGGTGTTGACTATAGAGCTGTGGACTCCCGACACATTTCAACTCTTGCTGATTGAGGCTTTTCTGTTTCTGATGATGGGCTCTTGGCTGATGCAGGCTGGCTTTATTCTGTACAGGCCAGTCACTGGCTACCCATGGCAGGATGATGACATCAGTGACATCATGTTCGTCACCACCTTCTTCTGTTGGCATGTGATGATCAATGCCTTGTGTCTGCTGGGAATCTATGGCCTCTCTGCCCTCTGGCATCGTTGTCACTGCCCCAGCTTGAAGCTGATGGGATCCAAAGAAGCTCCATATCACAAGGGCACAGTAGGACCCCTGTACAAATTGCTGCAGGAAGTGgagcagtcagagaaagatgagcAGGCTCTTCTCCTTTCAAAAAGCTCTTCCTGA
- the GLUL gene encoding glutamine synthetase isoform X2 yields the protein MDQREPESLERRERDSKRRRAREGNPNDPIDLLWLGTTSTMATSASSHLNKGIKQVYMSLPQGEKVQAMYIWIDGTGEGLRCKTRTLDSEPKGVEELPEWNFDGSSTFQSEGSNSDMYLVPAAMFRDPFRKDPNKLVFCEVFKYNRKPAETNLRHTCKRIMDMVSNQHPWFGMEQEYTLVGTDGHPFGWPSNGFPGPQGPYYCGVGADKAYGRDIVEAHYRACLYAGIKIAGTNAEVMPAQWEFQIGPCEGIDMGDHLWVARFILHRVCEDFGVIATFDPKPIPGNWNGAGCHTNFSTKAMREENGLKYIEESIEKLSKRHQYHIRAYDPKGGLDNARRLTGFHETSNINDFSAGVANRGASIRIPRTVGQEKKGYFEDRRPSANCDPFSVTEALIRTCLLNETGDEPFQYKN from the exons ATGGACCAGCGGGAGCCCGAGAGCCTGGAGAGGCGCGAACGCGACTCCAAACGGAGAAGGGCCAGGGAAGGCAATCCCAACGACCCGATTGACCTTCTGTGGCTGGG AACAACTTCCACCATGGCCACCTCTGCGAGTTCCCACTTGAACAAAGGCATCAAGCAGGTGTACATGTCCCTGCCTCAGGGCGAGAAAGTGCAAGCTATGTATATTTGGATTGACGGGACTGGAGAAGGATTACGTTGCAAGACCCGGACCTTGGACAGTGAGCCCAAGGGTGTTGAAG AGTTGCCTGAATGGAATTTTGATGGCTCTAGCACCTTTCAGTCTGAAGGCTCCAACAGTGACATGTATCTTGTCCCTGCTGCCATGTTTCGCGACCCTTTCCGCAAGGACCCCAACAAGCTGGTATTCTGTGAAGTCTTCAAATACAACAGAAAGCCTGCAG aaacCAATTTAAGGCATACCTGTAAACGGATAATGGACATGGTGAGCAACCAACACCCCTGGTTTGGAATGGAGCAGGAATATACTCTCGTGGGCACAGATGGTCACCCTTTTGGTTGGCCTTCCAATGGCTTCCCTGGGCCCCAAG GTCCGTACTACTGTGGTGTAGGAGCAGACAAAGCCTATGGCAGGGATATCGTGGAGGCTCACTACCGGGCCTGCTTGTATGCTGGCATCAAGATTGCTGGGACAAACGCTGAGGTCATGCCTGCCCAG TGGGAATTCCAGATAGGACCCTGTGAAGGAATCGACATGGGAGATCATCTCTGGGTGGCCCGTTTCATCTTGCATCGTGTATGTGAAGACTTCGGAGTGATAGCAACCTTTGATCCTAAGCCCATTCCCGGAAACTGGAATGGTGCAGGCTGCCACACCAACTTCAGCACCAAGGCCATGCGAGAGGAGAATGGTCTAAA GTACATTGAGGAGTCCATTGAAAAACTGAGCAAGCGGCACCAGTACCACATCCGAGCCTACGATCCCAAGGGAGGCCTGGATAATGCCCGGCGCCTAACTGGATTCCATGAGACATCCAACATCAACGACTTTTCTGCCGGCGTGGCCAACCGTGGTGCTAGCATCCGCATTCCCCGGACTGTCGGCCAGGAGAAGAAGGGTTACTTTGAAGACCGTCGCCCCTCTGCCAACTGCGACCCCTTTTCGGTGACAGAAGCCCTCATCCGCACATGTCTTCTCAACGAAACTGGCGATGAACCCTTCCAGTACAAAAACTAA